GCGGCGTCGATGCGCTGTGGCGCTGGTCCGACGTACCCGAGGGCCGGCTGCTCGAACTCGACCTCCGCAGCATCGGGTCGTGGGACAACGCCTGGATCGAGAAGGCGCCGTTCGCGTGGACCGTCGACTGGGCCCGCCTCGGCATCGACGTGGCCTTCGCGGGAGCCCCGGTGGGCATGGAGTTCGCGGGTTACGGCCCGGGGCCGAGCTACCCCGACACCGATTCGGGCGTGCACTTCGGGTGGTTCGAGGCCGGCGCCGACGAGCTCGTCACCCCGCACGTCCGCCCGCAGGAGAGCGGATCGCGCCGAGGCGTGCGGACCGCCGTCATCCGGACCACCGAGGGCGCCGTCCGCGTGAGTGTCGTCGGCGGCGAGGCCCTCGATTCCGGTGTCGCACTCACCGTCTCGCCGTGGGACCGGACGACCCTCAGCATGACCTCCCACGCGTCGCTCCTGCCGACGCCGACCGCCACGCACGTGTCGATCGACATCGCGCAGTCGGGCGTCGGCACGGCCACGTGCGGACCGGGCGTGCTGCCGCGGCACCGTCTGCCCGCGCGCGACGCGTCGTTCGCGCTGCTGTTCGAGGCGGTGTAGCCGGGGTCAGTCGCGGGGCCAGGATGCTGCGAGCTTGCCGAGCAGCCGGACGAGTTCCGCGCGCTCCTCGTCGCTGAAATCGGCGAGCGCCGCGGAGAGGCGCTCCCGTCGCTCGCCGCGGAAGTCGCCCGCTCGCCGCCGCCCCTCGGAGGTCAGCGCGATGCGCGTGCGTCGAGCGTCGTCGGGGTCGGCGTCGCGTTGGGCGAGTCGCAGCTCGACGGCCTGCTGCACCAGGCGGGATGCCCGGGGCTGATCGACGCCGATGGTCTCCGCGATCTCGCTCACCGAGAGGGGCTGCTCGGCGTGCACGAGTGCGTCGAGCAGGCGGATGCGTGCGGGGGCCCCCGCGAGCCTGGCGGCCGGGCCGAAGCCGCGCTCGCCCCGCATCCACGGCGGGCCGGGCATGTCCGCGTGGGGACCGTGCGCGTGAGGCCCACCGGGGTGGTGGCGCCGATGCGGTCCTCGACCGCGCATCTGCGCGAAGGCGGCGAGCAGGGCGTCGAGGTCGCCGGTCGGGTCGGTCACCCCTCGACGATACCGCGTCGAGCCGGATACATGTCACTTGACATGCGTCGGCATTGCATGTCACACTGCATGTACTTGCACCATGACATGCAATGGTCATCACGGACAGTCCGTCGGTGACACGACGTCCCGAAAGGACACCCCATGAACACCTCAACCAACGACACCCTCGGATTCCGCCTCAAGCTCGTCCACCGCCTCTGGGCGCGCGAGCTGCACGACAAGCGGGTCGAG
This DNA window, taken from Microbacterium sp. MM2322, encodes the following:
- a CDS encoding MarR family winged helix-turn-helix transcriptional regulator, coding for MTDPTGDLDALLAAFAQMRGRGPHRRHHPGGPHAHGPHADMPGPPWMRGERGFGPAARLAGAPARIRLLDALVHAEQPLSVSEIAETIGVDQPRASRLVQQAVELRLAQRDADPDDARRTRIALTSEGRRRAGDFRGERRERLSAALADFSDEERAELVRLLGKLAASWPRD